One Actinomycetes bacterium genomic window carries:
- a CDS encoding Rieske (2Fe-2S) protein produces MGTVERVAESVEVGPGVVVGTGRYALGNADGRYFAVTRRCRHLGADLAGGRVDEAGCLICPWHQSAYDVDTGRMVRGPQGVFAKVPGLGWGFRMLTRVLPLGRTPVTERDGGLYLEP; encoded by the coding sequence GTGGGCACTGTGGAGCGGGTAGCCGAAAGCGTCGAGGTCGGGCCAGGTGTCGTGGTGGGCACCGGCCGATATGCGCTCGGCAACGCCGACGGCCGCTACTTCGCGGTCACCCGACGCTGCCGACACCTCGGCGCCGACCTCGCCGGCGGCCGCGTGGACGAAGCCGGCTGCCTCATCTGCCCGTGGCACCAGTCGGCGTACGACGTCGACACCGGCCGGATGGTCCGCGGACCACAGGGCGTATTCGCGAAGGTGCCGGGGCTGGGCTGGGGCTTTCGGATGCTCACCCGGGTGCTCCCACTCGGGCGGACGCCGGTGACCGAGCGGGACGGCGGGCTGTACCTGGAGCCTTAA
- a CDS encoding sigma-70 family RNA polymerase sigma factor, whose product MDRRIVLEDLLRTESGRIVGALMRRFGDLDLAEDCYQEACLAAWEHWPVNGVPANRGGWLMATARNRAVDRLRRESRRLGKETDASGLRPGQEPAVPGPEDVTGPLDDDELRLLLLCCHPALAQDAQIALTLRTVGGLTTPEIARAFLVPLPTMAQRLARARRKIALAGIPFRLPPDDELADRTAAVRRVVYLVFSEGYAATGTDSVVRPDLSTEAIRLGRLLVALLPGDAETMALLALMLLHDARRPARVGVVGELVPLEEQDRSSWDGRQIAEGLGLVEAALVTGPVGPYQVQAAVAALHAQATDATDTDWPQILGLYRLLETLAPGPVVTLNRLVALAMVEGAAAALVELDRLSAAGLLSPLPEHRVPAVRAHLLDRAGRHEEAATDYRRAAATAATEPERAYLRRRLARVTG is encoded by the coding sequence GTGGACCGCCGCATCGTGCTCGAGGACCTGCTCCGGACCGAGTCCGGGCGGATCGTCGGTGCGCTGATGCGGCGGTTCGGCGATCTCGACCTCGCCGAGGACTGCTACCAGGAGGCCTGCCTGGCCGCCTGGGAACACTGGCCGGTGAACGGGGTGCCAGCCAACCGTGGCGGGTGGCTCATGGCGACCGCCCGCAACCGGGCGGTGGACCGGCTGCGCCGGGAGTCCAGACGGTTGGGCAAGGAAACCGACGCGTCGGGCCTCCGGCCTGGACAGGAACCGGCCGTGCCCGGACCGGAGGACGTCACCGGACCCCTCGACGACGACGAGCTGCGGCTGTTGCTGCTGTGCTGCCACCCGGCGCTGGCTCAGGACGCTCAGATCGCGCTGACGCTGCGCACGGTCGGCGGGCTGACGACGCCGGAGATCGCGCGTGCGTTCCTCGTCCCGCTACCCACCATGGCCCAGCGGCTGGCCAGGGCCAGGCGCAAGATCGCCCTCGCGGGCATCCCTTTCCGGCTGCCCCCGGACGACGAGCTGGCCGACCGGACAGCCGCCGTCCGACGGGTCGTCTACCTGGTGTTCAGCGAGGGCTACGCCGCGACCGGGACCGACAGCGTGGTCCGCCCGGACCTGTCCACCGAGGCGATCCGGCTCGGCCGGCTGCTTGTCGCCCTCCTCCCGGGCGACGCGGAGACGATGGCGCTGCTCGCCCTCATGCTGCTGCACGACGCCCGGCGCCCGGCTCGGGTGGGGGTGGTCGGCGAGCTGGTCCCGCTGGAGGAGCAGGACCGCTCGTCCTGGGACGGTCGGCAGATCGCCGAGGGTCTCGGCCTCGTCGAAGCCGCCCTGGTCACCGGGCCGGTCGGGCCCTACCAGGTTCAGGCGGCGGTTGCCGCGCTGCACGCGCAGGCGACCGACGCGACGGACACCGACTGGCCGCAGATCCTCGGCCTGTACCGGCTGCTGGAGACGCTGGCGCCGGGGCCAGTGGTCACACTCAACCGGTTGGTGGCGCTGGCGATGGTCGAGGGGGCCGCCGCGGCCCTGGTCGAGCTCGACAGGCTGTCCGCGGCTGGCCTCCTGAGCCCGCTGCCCGAGCACCGCGTCCCCGCCGTCCGGGCCCATCTGCTGGACCGAGCCGGTCGGCACGAGGAGGCGGCCACGGACTACCGGCGGGCCGCTGCCACCGCCGCCACCGAGCCCGAGCGCGCCTACCTGCGTCGCCGGCTGGCTAGGGTCACGGGGTAG
- a CDS encoding YciI family protein, whose protein sequence is MKYMLLIYTNPENWATLSQDETQQVMKEYLTFADELRAAGELVGGDPLQGPETATTVRIPASGRTVTDGPFAETKEHLAGYFLVECEGLDRALALAARIPDARYGGAVEVRPIADM, encoded by the coding sequence ATGAAGTACATGCTGCTCATCTACACCAACCCGGAGAACTGGGCCACGCTCAGCCAGGACGAGACCCAGCAGGTGATGAAGGAATACCTCACTTTCGCCGACGAGCTGCGTGCCGCCGGAGAGCTCGTCGGCGGCGACCCGCTGCAGGGGCCGGAGACGGCCACCACCGTGCGGATTCCGGCCAGCGGTCGGACCGTCACCGACGGCCCGTTCGCCGAGACCAAGGAGCACCTGGCCGGGTACTTCCTCGTCGAGTGCGAGGGGCTGGACCGCGCCCTGGCCCTGGCTGCTCGCATCCCGGACGCCCGCTACGGCGGAGCGGTCGAGGTCCGGCCGATCGCCGACATGTGA
- a CDS encoding aspartate-semialdehyde dehydrogenase — MSADRRRLNVGVVGATGQVGAVMRRLLDERDFPVAEVRYFSSARSAGSVLPWRGDQVVVEDASTADLTGLDIALFSAGGSAAKALAPRFAAAGAIVVDNSSAWRMDPDVPLVVSEVNPQALADIRKGIVANPNCTTMAAMPVLRPLHEAAGLRRLVISTYQAVSGSGLAGVEELDGQVRAAVSQDLAALTHDGTAVELPAPKKYVRPIAFDVIPLAGSLVDDGSGETDEEQKLRNESRKILGIPDLLVSGTCVRVPVFTGHSLSINAEFERPLSVERATELLTGAPGVELSEVPTPLEAAGHDPSYVGRIRQDSTVPDGRGLVLFVSNDNLRKGAALNAVQIAELVAARL; from the coding sequence ATGAGCGCCGACCGTCGCCGCCTCAACGTCGGCGTCGTCGGTGCCACCGGGCAGGTCGGCGCGGTGATGCGCCGGCTGCTCGACGAGCGCGACTTCCCGGTGGCCGAGGTGCGCTACTTCTCCTCCGCGCGCTCGGCCGGCTCGGTGCTGCCGTGGCGCGGCGACCAGGTCGTGGTCGAGGACGCCTCGACAGCCGACCTCACCGGCCTGGACATCGCGCTGTTCTCGGCCGGCGGCTCCGCGGCCAAGGCGCTGGCGCCGCGGTTCGCCGCGGCCGGCGCCATCGTGGTCGACAACTCCTCGGCCTGGCGGATGGACCCCGACGTCCCGCTGGTCGTCAGCGAGGTCAACCCGCAGGCGCTCGCCGACATCCGCAAGGGCATCGTCGCCAACCCCAACTGCACCACGATGGCCGCCATGCCGGTGCTCCGGCCGCTGCACGAGGCAGCCGGCCTGCGCCGGCTGGTCATCAGCACCTACCAGGCGGTGTCCGGCAGCGGGCTTGCCGGCGTCGAGGAACTCGACGGCCAGGTGCGGGCCGCGGTCAGCCAGGACCTCGCGGCGCTCACCCACGACGGGACAGCGGTGGAGCTGCCCGCACCCAAGAAGTACGTGCGGCCAATCGCCTTCGACGTCATCCCGCTCGCCGGGAGCCTGGTCGACGACGGCTCCGGGGAGACCGACGAGGAGCAGAAGCTGCGCAACGAGAGCCGCAAGATCCTCGGCATCCCGGACCTGCTGGTCTCCGGGACCTGCGTGCGCGTCCCGGTGTTCACCGGCCACTCGCTGTCGATCAACGCCGAGTTCGAGCGGCCGCTGTCGGTCGAGCGGGCCACCGAGCTACTGACCGGCGCGCCGGGGGTCGAGCTCTCCGAGGTGCCCACCCCGCTGGAGGCGGCCGGGCACGACCCCTCGTACGTGGGCCGGATCCGCCAGGACTCCACCGTGCCGGACGGCCGGGGGCTGGTGCTGTTCGTCAGCAACGACAACCTGCGCAAGGGCGCTGCCCTGAACGCCGTCCAGATCGCCGAGCTGGTAGCCGCTCGACTCTGA
- a CDS encoding aspartate kinase — MALVVQKYGGSSVANAESIKRVARRIVETRRTGKDVVVVVSAMGDTTDELIDLAQQVSPLPPGRELDMLLTAGERISMALLAMAISDLGVEARSFTGSQAGVITDAVHGKARIIDVTPGRIQHALAEGAVAIVAGFQGVSQDTKDITTLGRGGSDTTAVALAAALDAEVCEIYTDVDGVFSADPRIVPSARRLPYASYEEMLELAASGAKVLHLRCVEYARRYSMPIHVRSSFSGRQGTWIDAEPPPVEGTSVEQPIIAGVAHDRSEAKVTVVGVPDQPGEAAVIFETVANAEINIDMIVQNVSAAATGRTDISFTLPKAEGQKAMAALTKRQGEIGFESLRYDDQIGKISLVGAGMRSHPGVSAAFFRALADSGVNVELISTSEIRISVVTRADDVDRAVAAVHTAFGLDAETQEAVVYGGTGR; from the coding sequence GTGGCCCTCGTCGTGCAGAAGTACGGCGGCTCCTCCGTCGCCAACGCCGAGAGCATCAAGCGAGTCGCCCGACGGATTGTGGAGACCCGCAGGACGGGCAAGGACGTCGTCGTGGTCGTGTCCGCGATGGGGGACACCACCGACGAGCTGATCGACCTCGCCCAGCAGGTGTCCCCGCTCCCCCCTGGCCGCGAGCTCGACATGCTGCTCACGGCCGGCGAGCGCATCTCGATGGCCCTGCTGGCGATGGCGATCTCCGACCTGGGCGTCGAGGCGCGGTCGTTCACCGGCAGCCAGGCCGGCGTCATCACCGACGCCGTCCACGGCAAGGCCCGGATCATCGACGTCACCCCTGGACGCATCCAGCACGCGCTGGCCGAGGGCGCGGTCGCGATCGTCGCCGGCTTCCAGGGCGTCTCGCAGGACACCAAGGACATCACCACGCTCGGCCGGGGCGGCTCGGACACCACCGCCGTCGCGCTGGCCGCGGCCCTGGACGCCGAGGTCTGCGAGATCTACACCGACGTCGACGGCGTCTTCAGCGCCGACCCGCGGATCGTCCCGTCGGCCCGTCGGCTGCCCTACGCCAGCTACGAGGAGATGCTCGAGCTGGCCGCCAGCGGCGCCAAGGTGCTGCACCTGCGCTGCGTCGAGTACGCCCGCCGCTACAGCATGCCGATCCACGTGCGGTCGTCGTTCAGTGGCCGCCAGGGCACCTGGATCGACGCCGAGCCGCCCCCAGTGGAAGGAACGTCCGTGGAGCAGCCGATCATCGCCGGGGTCGCCCATGACCGCAGCGAGGCCAAGGTCACCGTGGTTGGCGTCCCGGACCAGCCGGGCGAGGCGGCGGTCATCTTCGAGACCGTGGCCAACGCCGAGATCAACATCGACATGATCGTGCAGAACGTGTCGGCCGCCGCGACCGGGCGCACCGACATCTCGTTCACCCTGCCCAAGGCCGAGGGCCAGAAGGCGATGGCCGCGCTGACCAAGCGGCAGGGCGAGATCGGCTTCGAGTCACTGCGCTACGACGACCAGATCGGCAAGATCTCCCTGGTCGGCGCCGGCATGCGATCGCACCCCGGGGTGTCGGCGGCCTTCTTCCGCGCGCTGGCCGACAGCGGTGTGAACGTCGAGCTGATCTCCACCTCGGAGATCCGGATCTCGGTGGTCACTCGGGCCGACGACGTCGACCGGGCGGTGGCCGCGGTGCACACCGCGTTCGGGCTGGACGCCGAGACCCAGGAGGCCGTCGTGTACGGCGGGACCGGCCGATGA
- a CDS encoding DUF5063 domain-containing protein: MSEVSGTTGLDEFAHDIAAHIATFITGVEEVAAARVPETAVSELLVQLAQLSMAGAMLGAVRDVVPHDRFEEDTGEDPDADPLRESLASLLEGVDEYASVFDPLVPDRPVRGRISDDIANVAIDVAHGLRHHTAGRLDEALWWWQYSYLANWGAHALNAQRALLSIVSHQRLDADEESAAAAQADALLRD, encoded by the coding sequence ATGTCTGAGGTGTCAGGGACGACGGGGCTGGACGAGTTCGCCCACGACATCGCCGCCCACATTGCCACGTTCATCACCGGAGTCGAGGAGGTGGCGGCGGCCCGGGTGCCGGAGACCGCGGTCTCCGAGCTGCTCGTGCAGCTGGCCCAGCTGTCGATGGCAGGGGCGATGCTGGGCGCCGTGCGCGACGTCGTCCCCCACGACCGGTTCGAGGAGGACACCGGCGAGGACCCGGACGCCGACCCGTTGCGCGAGTCGCTCGCCTCGCTGCTCGAGGGCGTCGACGAATACGCCTCGGTGTTCGACCCGCTGGTGCCGGACCGCCCGGTGCGCGGCCGGATCTCCGACGACATCGCCAACGTCGCCATCGACGTGGCCCACGGCCTGCGGCACCACACCGCCGGCCGGCTGGACGAGGCGCTGTGGTGGTGGCAGTACTCGTACCTGGCCAACTGGGGCGCCCACGCGCTGAACGCCCAGCGGGCGCTGCTGTCGATCGTCTCCCACCAGCGGCTGGACGCCGACGAGGAGTCCGCGGCGGCCGCTCAGGCGGACGCGCTGCTGCGCGACTGA
- the recR gene encoding recombination mediator RecR has product MYEGVVQDLIDELGRLPGVGPKSAQRIAFHLLQADQVDVRRLAQVLLEVKDKVRFCRTCFNVAEAEECRICRDPRRDRSVLCVVEEPKDVVAVERTGEFRGRYHVLGGAISPIEGVGPDDLRVRELMTRLADGTVTELILATDPNLEGEATATYLARLVKPMGLRVTRLASGLPVGGDLEYADEVTLGRAFEGRRLLDV; this is encoded by the coding sequence ATGTACGAGGGAGTTGTCCAGGACCTCATCGACGAGCTCGGCCGGCTGCCCGGCGTGGGACCGAAGAGCGCCCAGCGGATCGCGTTCCACCTGCTGCAGGCCGACCAGGTCGACGTCCGTCGGCTGGCCCAGGTGCTGCTCGAGGTGAAGGACAAGGTCCGGTTCTGCCGGACCTGTTTCAACGTGGCCGAGGCGGAGGAGTGCCGGATCTGCCGTGACCCGCGGCGCGACCGGTCGGTGCTGTGCGTCGTCGAGGAACCCAAGGACGTCGTGGCGGTCGAGCGGACCGGCGAGTTCCGCGGCCGCTACCACGTGCTCGGCGGGGCGATCAGCCCGATCGAGGGGGTCGGCCCGGACGACCTGCGGGTGCGCGAGCTGATGACCCGGCTGGCCGACGGCACGGTGACCGAGCTGATCCTGGCCACCGACCCGAACCTGGAGGGCGAGGCCACGGCCACCTACCTGGCCCGTCTGGTCAAGCCGATGGGACTGCGCGTCACCCGGCTGGCCAGCGGCCTGCCCGTGGGCGGCGACCTGGAGTACGCGGACGAGGTCACGCTCGGGCGGGCCTTCGAGGGAAGGCGGCTGTTGGATGTCTGA
- a CDS encoding YbaB/EbfC family nucleoid-associated protein — MFPGGEPDLSALLAQAQQIQQQLAQAQQTIADARLTGTAGGGLVSATVTGSLELVSLTLAPQTVDPDDVETLVDLVLAAVRDAQRQAHELQKSTMAPFDAAGDALGNLGLPG, encoded by the coding sequence GTGTTTCCCGGTGGCGAACCTGATCTGAGCGCCCTGCTGGCCCAGGCGCAGCAGATCCAGCAGCAGCTGGCCCAGGCCCAGCAGACGATCGCCGACGCGCGGCTCACCGGCACGGCCGGCGGTGGCCTGGTCAGCGCCACGGTCACCGGGTCGCTCGAGCTGGTGTCCCTGACCCTAGCCCCGCAGACCGTGGACCCGGACGACGTGGAGACCCTCGTCGACCTCGTGCTCGCAGCGGTGCGGGACGCACAGCGGCAGGCGCACGAGCTGCAAAAGTCCACGATGGCGCCGTTCGACGCCGCGGGCGACGCGCTGGGCAACCTCGGGCTCCCGGGGTAA